Proteins co-encoded in one Anguilla anguilla isolate fAngAng1 chromosome 16, fAngAng1.pri, whole genome shotgun sequence genomic window:
- the csrp3 gene encoding cysteine and glycine-rich protein 3: MPNWGGGAKCGACDKTVYHAEEIQCNGRSFHKTCFVCMACRKGLDSTTVAAHESEIYCKSCYGKKYGPKGYGYGQGAGALSSDPPSRNLDLQQQESKPHRPSSSPNSSKFAQKFGGSDRCPRCSKTVYAAEKVMGGGQTWHKTCFRCALCGKSLESTTVTDKDGEIYCKVCYAKNFGPKGMGLGNLGMVEDRG; this comes from the exons ATGCCAAACTGGGGCGGGGGAGCCAAGTGCGGGGCCTGTGACAAGACCGTCTACCACGCCGAGGAGATCCAGTGCAATGGCAGGAGCTTCCACAAGACCTGCTTCGTCTGCA TGGCCTGCAGGAAAGGTCTCGACAGCACCACGGTCGCCGCCCACGAGTCCGAGATCTACTGCAAGTCCTGCTACGGCAAGAAGTACGGGCCCAAAGGCTACGGATACGGGCAGGGAGCCGGGGCACTGAGCTCTGACCCTCCTTCCAGGAACCTGGACCTTCAGCAGCAAGA atCCAAGCCCCATCGTCCGTCGTCCAGCCCGAACTCCAGCAAGTTTGCGCAGAAGTTCGGGGGGTCGGACCGCTGCCCGCGGTGCTCAAAGACGGTGTACGCGGCCGAGAAGGTCATGGGCGGCGGCCAG ACCTGGCACAAGACCTGCTTCCGCTGCGCTTTGTGTGGGAAGAGCCTGGAGTCCACCACCGTGACGGACAAGGACGGGGAAATCTACTGCAAAG tttgttACGCCAAAAACTTTGGACCGAAGGGAATGGGCCTCGGGAATCTGGGAATGGTGGAGGACAGGGGTTGA